The following proteins are encoded in a genomic region of Campylobacter showae CSUNSWCD:
- the pheS gene encoding phenylalanine--tRNA ligase subunit alpha: MQEYRESIAKCGNLADLDKIRVTLLGKKGAITSEFAKLKDMDEAAKKEFAANLNKLRDEFEALLAAKKTELESGEIKAKMKAEAIDITLFNEPSGAGALHPVMATMDKIIEYFMMQNFSLETGPLIEDDFHNFEALNLPKYHPARDMQDTFYFKDFRLLRTHTSPVQVRTMMSKKPPIRMIAPGTVFRRDMDLTHTPMFHQVEGLVVEDEGAVSFANLKSMLENFLKYMFGDVKVRFRPSFFPFTEPSAEVDISCIFCHGDGCRVCKQTGWLEVLGCGVVDPNVFKAVGYKNVSGYAFGLGVERFAMLLHQIPDLRSLFEGDLRLLEQFK, from the coding sequence TTGCAAGAGTATAGAGAAAGTATCGCAAAATGCGGGAATTTGGCGGATTTAGACAAGATTCGCGTCACGCTACTGGGCAAAAAAGGCGCGATCACGTCGGAGTTTGCTAAGCTTAAGGATATGGACGAAGCGGCCAAGAAGGAATTTGCGGCAAATTTAAACAAGCTAAGAGACGAATTTGAAGCTCTTTTAGCGGCTAAAAAAACGGAGCTTGAAAGCGGCGAGATAAAAGCCAAAATGAAGGCCGAGGCCATCGATATAACGCTATTTAACGAGCCAAGCGGCGCTGGAGCACTGCATCCCGTGATGGCTACTATGGATAAGATCATCGAGTACTTTATGATGCAAAATTTCTCGCTCGAGACGGGACCGCTCATAGAAGATGATTTTCATAACTTCGAGGCGCTAAATTTGCCTAAATACCACCCTGCGCGCGATATGCAAGACACGTTTTATTTTAAGGATTTCAGACTCCTTCGCACGCACACTAGCCCCGTGCAGGTGCGCACGATGATGAGTAAAAAGCCGCCGATCCGCATGATAGCGCCGGGAACCGTGTTTCGCCGCGATATGGATCTAACGCACACGCCGATGTTTCATCAGGTAGAAGGTCTTGTGGTGGAAGATGAGGGCGCTGTGAGTTTTGCAAATTTAAAATCAATGCTTGAAAATTTCTTAAAATATATGTTCGGCGACGTTAAAGTGCGCTTTCGCCCTAGCTTTTTCCCGTTTACGGAGCCTAGCGCGGAGGTCGATATCAGCTGTATTTTCTGTCACGGCGACGGATGCCGAGTGTGCAAGCAAACCGGCTGGCTCGAGGTGCTAGGATGCGGCGTAGTCGATCCAAACGTCTTTAAGGCGGTCGGCTATAAAAACGTGAGCGGATACGCATTTGGGCTTGGAGTCGAGAGATTTGCGATGCTGCTTCATCAAATTCCTGATTTGCGCTCGCTTTTCGAGGGAGATTTAAGATTATTGGAGCAGTTTAAATGA
- a CDS encoding CAP domain-containing protein — MKFYSVKRGLKFSLLACAFFLSGCDILGGQSQSSALKSAKQPEFSFVPDSDAVAYLNEYRRGSGLSALKPNQILSQAAKNHAEYSAQNEYMGHDETAGRAKFSGATPADRALAVGYKSTLVLENIAYKSDLKEAVDGLFSAIYHRFAFLNLSVDEVGYALASKDKFNAFVFEMGNSRLSAFCARGASDTGAGRFYANVCADKNLKIKDAKFDNFTGSMKPYVKFPDATAVTPYFSGEIPDPFPECKITANPVSIEFNANSGEVKFKDFEIFKDGKKIQNLHIITSANDINSKFSSKQFAAFSREVFDFGAQYEAVFSYEQASARNQSAQNAGSQVKQIKWSFKTKTPQNPYFDARDGDVLGVDADKTYEIFFRPKDCNDLMTRYSYKASGFMTPTVAQSGTNTLSVKLKGMAGDTLSIVAGGMSVKVRLKTSSPEAVRERRAFYVKAGLMIAGVIVVFALIGRKMRR, encoded by the coding sequence TTGAAATTTTACTCTGTAAAACGCGGGCTTAAATTTAGCCTTTTAGCCTGCGCCTTTTTTCTCTCGGGCTGCGATATCTTGGGCGGACAGAGTCAAAGCTCCGCACTAAAGTCCGCCAAGCAGCCCGAGTTTTCTTTTGTTCCTGACTCTGACGCAGTCGCGTATCTAAACGAGTATCGTCGCGGCTCGGGACTCTCTGCTCTAAAACCAAATCAAATTTTAAGCCAGGCCGCTAAAAATCACGCCGAGTACAGTGCCCAAAATGAATACATGGGGCACGACGAGACAGCCGGACGGGCGAAATTTAGCGGCGCGACTCCAGCCGATAGGGCTCTGGCCGTAGGCTACAAATCAACCCTGGTGCTTGAAAATATCGCCTATAAAAGCGACCTTAAGGAGGCGGTGGACGGGCTCTTTTCTGCGATTTATCACCGATTTGCATTTTTAAATTTGAGCGTCGATGAGGTCGGCTACGCGCTCGCGTCTAAGGACAAATTTAACGCCTTCGTCTTTGAAATGGGCAACTCGAGGCTCAGCGCCTTTTGCGCTAGGGGTGCGAGCGATACGGGCGCGGGACGGTTTTATGCCAACGTCTGCGCCGATAAAAATCTAAAAATCAAAGACGCCAAATTTGACAACTTCACAGGCTCTATGAAGCCATACGTCAAATTTCCGGACGCCACCGCCGTGACGCCTTATTTTAGTGGCGAGATTCCAGATCCATTCCCCGAGTGCAAGATCACGGCAAATCCCGTCAGTATCGAGTTTAACGCAAATTCGGGCGAGGTAAAATTTAAAGATTTCGAGATATTTAAAGACGGGAAAAAGATCCAAAATTTGCACATCATCACGAGCGCCAACGACATAAACTCCAAATTTTCGTCCAAGCAGTTTGCGGCCTTTTCGCGCGAGGTTTTTGACTTTGGCGCGCAGTACGAGGCGGTTTTTAGCTACGAGCAAGCGAGCGCGCGAAATCAAAGTGCGCAAAACGCGGGCTCGCAGGTAAAGCAGATAAAGTGGAGCTTTAAGACCAAAACGCCGCAAAATCCGTATTTCGACGCGCGCGACGGCGACGTGTTGGGCGTGGATGCGGACAAGACCTATGAGATATTTTTCCGTCCCAAAGACTGCAACGACCTCATGACGCGCTACTCCTACAAGGCTTCGGGCTTTATGACGCCTACGGTCGCGCAAAGCGGCACGAACACGCTAAGCGTGAAGCTAAAAGGCATGGCGGGCGATACGCTAAGCATCGTCGCGGGCGGCATGAGTGTCAAGGTGCGGCTCAAAACCAGCTCGCCTGAAGCCGTGCGAGAGAGGAGGGCGTTTTACGTCAAGGCTGGGCTGATGATCGCCGGCGTGATCGTAGTTTTTGCGCTAATCGGCAGAAAGATGAGGCGGTAA
- a CDS encoding histidine triad nucleotide-binding protein yields the protein MTIFEKIVAGEIPCNKVLENDKFLAFNDINPKAPIHILIIPKKHFENFQEMDGALMGEMTKFIQEVAVLMGVDKSGYRLVTNCGENGGQEVMHLHFHLLAGAKLGWVDTATDPQSTF from the coding sequence ATGACGATATTTGAAAAAATCGTGGCGGGCGAGATACCTTGCAATAAAGTGCTAGAAAACGACAAATTTCTAGCCTTTAACGACATAAATCCAAAGGCTCCGATTCATATTTTGATCATCCCGAAAAAACACTTTGAAAATTTCCAGGAGATGGACGGCGCGCTGATGGGCGAGATGACGAAATTTATCCAAGAAGTAGCGGTGCTGATGGGAGTAGATAAGAGCGGATACCGCCTAGTGACAAACTGCGGCGAAAACGGCGGCCAAGAGGTCATGCACCTGCACTTTCACCTGCTAGCGGGCGCAAAGCTTGGCTGGGTGGATACTGCGACCGATCCGCAAAGTACGTTTTAA
- the pckA gene encoding phosphoenolpyruvate carboxykinase (ATP), with translation MVNEIEKLGLKDIKKINHNLSYDELFELEKAMGEGRVSSNGTFMVDTGIFTGRSPKDKYFVKQDPSQKYISWGKVNQPISKELFDKLLAKAKAQLSGKEIFIQDAFCGASEKSKKSVRFVTEVAWQAHFVKNMFIRPSEAELAKFSPDFVVYNACKCKNEECKEQGLNSDVFVIFNVEENVAVIGGTWYGGEMKKGIFSMMNYWLPLEGKLSMHCSANVGKDGDTALFFGLSGTGKTTLSTDPNRKLIGDDEHGWDDEGIFNFEGGCYAKCINLDPSSEPEIYAAIKRDALLENVVADEAGVVDYKDGSKTENTRVSYPIYHIDNYEPSSAGGHPKNIIFLTADAFGVLPPVAKLTKEQAMYYFLSGYTAKVAGTERGITEPVATFSACFGEPFMPLHPTVYAKLLGEKIDKHNVSVYLVNTGWSGGAYGVGKRMSIKATRACINAILDGSIKKCEFENFEKFNLAIPKELAGVETKLLNPINTWENKDEYVATRDKLASMFEANFKRYEDVKEGVEYAKAGPKA, from the coding sequence ATGGTAAACGAAATAGAAAAATTAGGTCTTAAGGACATCAAAAAAATCAACCACAACCTAAGCTACGACGAGCTTTTTGAGCTTGAAAAGGCGATGGGCGAGGGACGCGTGTCAAGTAACGGCACTTTTATGGTCGATACGGGCATCTTTACGGGTCGCAGCCCAAAGGATAAGTACTTCGTAAAGCAAGATCCAAGCCAAAAATACATCTCCTGGGGCAAGGTAAATCAGCCTATTTCAAAAGAGCTTTTCGATAAGCTTTTGGCCAAAGCCAAAGCCCAGCTAAGCGGCAAGGAAATCTTTATCCAAGACGCGTTTTGCGGCGCGAGCGAAAAGAGCAAAAAATCAGTTCGTTTCGTGACCGAAGTCGCGTGGCAGGCGCATTTTGTTAAAAATATGTTCATTCGCCCAAGCGAGGCGGAGCTAGCTAAATTTAGCCCTGATTTCGTTGTCTATAACGCGTGCAAATGCAAAAACGAAGAGTGCAAAGAGCAGGGGCTAAACTCCGACGTTTTCGTTATCTTTAACGTCGAGGAAAACGTCGCGGTTATAGGCGGCACATGGTACGGTGGCGAGATGAAAAAAGGAATTTTTTCTATGATGAACTACTGGCTGCCGCTTGAGGGCAAGCTAAGTATGCACTGCTCGGCAAACGTGGGCAAAGATGGTGACACGGCGCTATTTTTCGGTCTAAGCGGCACGGGCAAAACGACGCTCTCGACCGATCCAAACCGCAAGCTAATAGGCGATGATGAGCACGGCTGGGACGATGAGGGGATATTTAACTTCGAGGGCGGCTGCTACGCGAAATGCATAAATTTAGACCCTAGCAGCGAGCCTGAAATTTACGCTGCGATCAAACGCGACGCATTGCTTGAAAACGTGGTCGCGGATGAGGCTGGCGTCGTGGACTACAAAGACGGTAGCAAGACCGAAAACACGCGCGTTAGCTACCCGATCTATCATATCGATAACTACGAGCCAAGCTCTGCGGGCGGCCATCCGAAAAATATCATCTTCCTAACAGCCGACGCATTTGGCGTTTTGCCTCCGGTCGCAAAGCTAACCAAAGAGCAGGCGATGTATTATTTCCTAAGCGGTTATACGGCCAAAGTCGCAGGCACTGAGCGCGGTATCACAGAGCCTGTGGCGACATTTAGCGCGTGCTTTGGTGAGCCGTTTATGCCGCTGCACCCGACCGTTTACGCTAAGCTGCTAGGCGAAAAGATTGATAAACACAATGTCAGCGTCTATCTCGTAAACACCGGCTGGAGCGGCGGCGCATACGGCGTGGGCAAGCGAATGAGCATCAAAGCCACGCGCGCGTGCATAAACGCGATCCTTGACGGCAGTATCAAAAAGTGCGAATTTGAAAATTTTGAAAAATTTAATCTCGCAATCCCAAAAGAGCTAGCAGGCGTCGAGACGAAGCTGCTAAATCCTATCAACACATGGGAAAACAAAGACGAATACGTCGCGACTCGCGATAAACTAGCGAGCATGTTTGAGGCGAATTTTAAACGCTACGAGGACGTAAAAGAGGGCGTAGAATACGCAAAAGCCGGCCCTAAGGCTTAA
- a CDS encoding NAD(P)H-dependent oxidoreductase, with translation MKILLINGGAPFNGNGGKLSKTLHELAKRTLEALGHETRETTIFEGYDIDGEVEKFLWMDAVIWQMPAWWMGEPWVVKKYIDEVFMGGMGKIVANDGRHRTNPNDGYGTGGMIKGKSHMLSVTWNAPLQAFNKPGDFFEGVGVDGVYLHFHKANEFLGTKRLPTFMCNDVIKNPDIERFTRDYEAHLKRVFG, from the coding sequence ATGAAAATATTACTGATTAACGGCGGAGCGCCGTTTAACGGCAATGGCGGCAAGCTAAGCAAAACCTTGCACGAGCTAGCAAAAAGGACGCTGGAAGCCCTAGGACACGAAACGCGCGAAACTACGATATTTGAGGGCTACGATATAGATGGTGAGGTAGAAAAATTTCTATGGATGGACGCCGTGATCTGGCAGATGCCCGCGTGGTGGATGGGCGAGCCTTGGGTCGTTAAAAAATATATCGACGAGGTGTTTATGGGCGGCATGGGCAAGATAGTGGCAAACGACGGTCGCCATAGAACAAATCCAAACGACGGATACGGCACCGGCGGCATGATAAAGGGCAAATCGCACATGCTAAGCGTCACGTGGAATGCGCCGCTTCAGGCGTTTAACAAGCCAGGTGATTTTTTCGAGGGCGTGGGCGTGGACGGCGTTTATTTGCATTTTCATAAAGCCAACGAGTTTTTAGGCACAAAAAGGCTGCCTACATTTATGTGCAACGACGTCATTAAAAATCCCGACATAGAGCGTTTTACGAGGGATTACGAAGCGCATTTAAAAAGGGTTTTCGGCTAG
- a CDS encoding CZB domain-containing protein, whose protein sequence is MKLNGYRAVLQGEFESVPDAGHCRFAKWFNEKVKNIILNDPKTIQDISRHHENVHNGLDKAIKIFSDNGKDNVSGIEILKDVENSSKVGFEELLDAVRMARK, encoded by the coding sequence ATGAAACTAAACGGATATAGGGCTGTATTGCAAGGCGAATTCGAGAGCGTACCGGATGCCGGTCACTGCCGTTTTGCTAAGTGGTTTAATGAGAAAGTAAAAAATATCATCTTAAACGACCCAAAAACTATACAAGATATCTCGCGTCACCATGAAAACGTGCATAACGGACTCGATAAGGCGATTAAAATTTTCTCAGACAACGGCAAGGATAATGTTTCGGGAATCGAGATCTTAAAAGATGTAGAAAACTCTAGCAAAGTCGGCTTTGAAGAACTTTTAGATGCGGTTAGAATGGCTAGAAAGTAA
- a CDS encoding biotin/lipoyl-containing protein yields MAKKFIDVMDTTFRDGFQSVFGARVAMADFLPAVSAAKEAGITHFEFGGGARFQSLYFYLNEDAFAMMDKFRETVGPEANLQTLSRGVNTVTLDTGSRELVDLHAKLFKKHGTTTIRNFDALNDVENLKYSGERIAHHGLNHEVVVTMMDLPAGCSGAHDVAFYERILREILDAGIPYHSVCFKDASGTSSPQKVYETIKMARKLLPQNTHIRLHTHETAGVSVACYMAALEAGADGIDLAASPVSGGTSQPDILTMLHAVKGKNYDLGGLDVEKILKYESVLNECLKDYFLPPEAVQVSPLIPFSPMPGGALTANTQMMRDNNILDKFPEVILAMREVVQKGGYGTSVTPVSQFYFQQAFNNVMFGPWKKIAEGYGKMVLGYFGKTPVEPDKSVVKLASEQLNLKPTKEHAMDIADKDESKSLKFTRELLKKEGIEPSEENIFIAAACKEKGIAFLKGEGKVNIRKKSSNAAETSAPTPRAKTPINEKYSVTVNGKKFDVEVADADGKAEIKSVKPASVAHMPPPELSPAKTTGGSGEPVKSTLPGNVFKILVAVGDSVKKGQRMFVLEAMKMEIDVNAPKDGLVTSIEVQQGQTVANGQILAKI; encoded by the coding sequence ATGGCGAAAAAATTTATAGACGTTATGGACACTACCTTTAGAGACGGCTTTCAGTCGGTTTTCGGCGCGCGTGTGGCGATGGCGGACTTTTTACCCGCGGTTAGCGCGGCTAAAGAGGCTGGTATAACGCACTTTGAGTTTGGCGGCGGGGCGCGGTTTCAGAGCCTTTATTTTTATCTAAACGAAGACGCGTTTGCGATGATGGATAAATTTCGCGAAACGGTCGGGCCCGAGGCAAACTTGCAAACTCTAAGCCGCGGCGTAAATACCGTGACGCTAGATACGGGCAGCCGCGAGCTAGTCGATCTACACGCAAAGCTCTTTAAAAAGCACGGCACGACCACGATACGAAACTTCGACGCGCTAAACGACGTGGAAAATTTAAAATATTCTGGCGAACGCATCGCTCATCACGGACTAAATCACGAAGTGGTCGTTACGATGATGGATCTGCCTGCGGGCTGTTCGGGTGCACACGACGTGGCGTTTTACGAGCGGATTTTGCGCGAAATTTTAGACGCGGGCATACCGTATCACAGCGTTTGTTTCAAGGACGCCAGCGGTACGAGCAGCCCGCAAAAAGTGTATGAAACTATCAAAATGGCTCGCAAACTCCTCCCGCAAAATACTCACATCAGACTCCACACTCACGAAACCGCAGGCGTTAGTGTCGCTTGTTATATGGCCGCTCTAGAGGCTGGCGCAGACGGCATAGATCTAGCCGCAAGCCCGGTTAGCGGCGGCACCAGCCAGCCAGATATCCTAACTATGCTGCATGCCGTTAAGGGCAAAAACTACGATTTGGGCGGACTTGACGTGGAGAAAATTCTAAAATACGAAAGCGTGCTAAATGAGTGCTTGAAAGACTATTTCTTGCCGCCGGAAGCCGTGCAGGTTAGCCCGCTCATACCGTTTAGTCCGATGCCAGGCGGCGCGCTAACGGCAAATACCCAAATGATGCGCGATAATAATATCCTGGATAAATTTCCAGAAGTTATCCTTGCTATGCGCGAAGTCGTACAAAAAGGCGGCTACGGCACGAGCGTGACGCCTGTGAGTCAGTTTTATTTCCAACAGGCATTTAACAACGTGATGTTTGGCCCATGGAAAAAGATCGCCGAAGGCTATGGCAAAATGGTACTAGGCTACTTCGGTAAAACGCCCGTAGAGCCCGATAAGAGCGTGGTTAAGCTAGCTAGCGAGCAGCTAAATTTAAAGCCAACCAAAGAACACGCCATGGATATCGCCGACAAAGACGAGAGCAAGTCGCTTAAATTTACGCGCGAGCTACTCAAAAAAGAGGGCATCGAGCCTAGCGAGGAAAATATCTTTATCGCTGCAGCGTGCAAGGAAAAAGGCATCGCGTTTTTAAAAGGCGAAGGCAAGGTAAATATCCGAAAAAAATCCTCAAATGCGGCCGAAACGAGCGCACCGACCCCTCGCGCGAAAACTCCGATAAACGAAAAATACAGCGTCACCGTAAACGGCAAAAAATTTGACGTCGAGGTCGCAGACGCTGACGGCAAAGCCGAGATAAAAAGTGTAAAACCAGCAAGCGTAGCGCACATGCCGCCTCCGGAGCTCTCTCCGGCTAAAACGACCGGCGGTAGCGGCGAGCCGGTAAAAAGCACGCTTCCTGGAAACGTGTTTAAAATCCTAGTCGCAGTGGGCGATAGCGTGAAAAAGGGACAAAGGATGTTCGTGCTGGAAGCTATGAAGATGGAAATAGACGTAAACGCTCCAAAAGACGGGCTGGTAACGTCTATAGAGGTACAGCAAGGGCAAACCGTAGCAAACGGTCAAATTTTAGCGAAAATTTAA
- the argH gene encoding argininosuccinate lyase, with protein sequence MWEGRFSEASSALLEEFNASIGFDRALWQEDIAGSKAHARMLGVCGILKADESEKIVAGLDAVFEEIKSGKFEFKTADEDIHMAVEKRLSELIGSDLGGRLHTARSRNDQVALDFRLYVLKSGAAIAEKIRELVEALRDIASEHADTLMPGYTHLQHAQPVSLAYHLLAYAFMFRRDYERFTSSRERNNLCPLGSAALAGTPHPINRELVARELGFAGVTPNAMDSVSDRDFALEILFNVSVIMTHASRLCEELILWSSQEFGFVTISDAYSTGSSIMPQKKNPDVAELIRGKTGRVNGNLVALLTVMKGLPLAYNKDMQEDKEGVFDSVATALASLEILKQMLKTAKFNEQNMLAMTKRGHLTATDLADYLVREKNVPFRQAHFITGKAVAYAENLGLDLSELNAQQLASVDESLDAGAVKFLDLNASKEARKSQGGTANESVAVQIEILNGWLKDK encoded by the coding sequence ATGTGGGAGGGACGCTTTAGCGAGGCGAGTTCGGCGCTTTTGGAGGAGTTTAACGCCTCGATCGGCTTTGATAGGGCGCTTTGGCAGGAGGATATCGCGGGCAGCAAGGCGCACGCTCGGATGCTTGGCGTCTGCGGGATTTTAAAGGCTGACGAAAGCGAAAAGATCGTCGCTGGGCTTGATGCCGTATTTGAGGAGATAAAAAGCGGTAAATTTGAGTTTAAAACCGCCGACGAGGACATCCACATGGCGGTCGAAAAGCGCCTAAGCGAGCTCATCGGAAGCGATCTTGGCGGTAGGCTGCACACTGCGCGCAGCAGAAACGATCAGGTCGCGCTTGATTTTCGTCTCTACGTGCTTAAAAGCGGCGCTGCAATCGCCGAAAAAATCCGCGAGCTAGTAGAGGCTCTGCGAGATATAGCAAGCGAGCACGCGGACACGCTGATGCCCGGCTACACGCACCTTCAGCACGCCCAGCCCGTGAGCCTTGCCTATCATTTGCTCGCTTACGCGTTTATGTTTCGCCGCGACTACGAGCGCTTTACCAGCTCGCGCGAGCGAAATAATCTCTGCCCGCTGGGCTCTGCCGCGCTTGCGGGCACGCCGCACCCGATAAATCGCGAGCTGGTCGCGAGGGAGCTTGGATTTGCGGGAGTGACGCCAAACGCTATGGATAGCGTCAGCGACCGCGATTTCGCGCTGGAGATTTTGTTTAACGTAAGCGTGATAATGACGCATGCGTCGCGCCTGTGCGAGGAGCTCATCTTGTGGAGCTCGCAGGAGTTCGGCTTTGTCACGATCAGCGACGCGTACAGCACGGGCAGCTCGATCATGCCGCAGAAGAAAAACCCCGACGTCGCCGAGCTAATCCGCGGCAAAACGGGGCGCGTAAACGGCAATCTCGTCGCGCTGCTAACGGTAATGAAGGGCTTGCCGCTAGCTTATAACAAGGACATGCAAGAGGACAAGGAGGGTGTTTTTGATAGCGTCGCCACCGCACTTGCTAGCCTTGAAATTTTAAAACAGATGCTAAAAACGGCTAAATTTAACGAGCAAAATATGCTAGCAATGACGAAGCGCGGGCACCTCACGGCGACCGATCTGGCTGATTATCTCGTGCGGGAGAAAAACGTGCCGTTTAGACAAGCTCACTTCATCACGGGCAAGGCCGTGGCGTATGCGGAAAATTTGGGGCTAGATTTGAGCGAGCTAAATGCGCAGCAGCTTGCTAGCGTGGATGAAAGCTTGGACGCAGGCGCGGTTAAATTTCTTGATCTAAACGCCTCCAAAGAGGCGCGCAAGTCGCAAGGAGGCACGGCAAATGAGAGCGTGGCGGTGCAGATTGAAATTTTAAACGGGTGGCTGAAAGATAAATAA
- a CDS encoding Type 1 glutamine amidotransferase-like domain-containing protein, with amino-acid sequence MIEMFLCSYFAGAATLFEDYARQNIRAKEVLFIPTAANVEEYRDYVDEAKDAFAKMGFEVQILDVSKASEAEAEAKIGAAQVLYVSGGNTFYLLRELKKKGLATLIADRVRSGELIYVGESAGAMIVAPSVEYASVMDDSGNYGAAAQTGLDLVKFYPVPHYGEEPFVQSADEILKIYGGKLNLTPINNAEAIAVHGDKFKILGR; translated from the coding sequence ATGATAGAGATGTTTTTATGCTCCTATTTTGCGGGCGCGGCGACGCTTTTTGAGGACTATGCGAGGCAAAATATCCGCGCCAAAGAAGTGCTTTTTATCCCGACCGCAGCAAACGTAGAGGAGTACCGAGACTACGTGGACGAGGCGAAAGATGCGTTTGCCAAAATGGGTTTTGAGGTTCAAATTTTAGACGTTTCCAAAGCGAGCGAGGCCGAAGCGGAGGCAAAGATCGGCGCAGCGCAGGTGCTTTACGTAAGCGGCGGCAACACCTTTTATCTTTTGCGCGAGCTTAAAAAGAAAGGTCTAGCAACCCTCATCGCAGATCGCGTCCGAAGCGGCGAGCTCATCTACGTGGGCGAGTCGGCGGGCGCGATGATAGTGGCGCCCAGCGTGGAGTACGCAAGCGTAATGGACGATTCGGGCAACTACGGAGCCGCGGCTCAAACGGGGCTTGATCTGGTGAAATTTTACCCCGTGCCGCACTACGGTGAAGAGCCTTTCGTGCAAAGCGCGGACGAAATTTTAAAAATTTACGGCGGCAAGCTAAATTTGACGCCGATAAATAACGCCGAAGCGATCGCGGTGCACGGCGATAAATTTAAAATTTTAGGACGCTAA
- a CDS encoding DUF3944 domain-containing protein, which yields MAYRYDEDLEFLRDVKSSDLNDLVDVLTKDKDGEKRITEYLTTNDLYKQYYPDHKKYIHIILNEIQTFGGNSFANAFRGGGVMYREILCDVCNKLKVNYNKKSSTETIETNLFMKILEDAWKEMSDEDKKALMAELKIPTMDLTKQGGILAFRQILRMGGFKTYQLAQIVVQAVWKFLFGHGLRGPVVAGWLKFLMGPVGFVVAGIWTTIDLAGPAYRVTVPVVLQVAFLRQRSKLSEEEKKEFEE from the coding sequence ATGGCTTACAGATATGATGAGGATTTGGAGTTTTTACGCGATGTAAAAAGTTCTGATTTAAACGATCTAGTCGATGTTTTGACAAAGGATAAAGACGGCGAAAAAAGGATAACCGAGTATCTGACGACAAACGATTTATATAAGCAGTATTATCCAGACCACAAAAAATACATCCATATCATACTTAATGAGATTCAGACTTTTGGCGGAAATAGTTTTGCAAATGCGTTTCGTGGTGGTGGCGTGATGTATCGTGAGATTTTATGTGATGTTTGCAATAAATTAAAAGTAAATTATAATAAAAAATCATCGACAGAGACGATAGAAACTAATCTATTTATGAAAATTTTAGAAGATGCTTGGAAAGAAATGAGCGATGAAGACAAAAAGGCTTTAATGGCAGAATTAAAAATTCCAACTATGGATTTAACAAAGCAAGGAGGAATATTGGCATTTAGACAAATTTTAAGAATGGGTGGATTCAAGACATATCAGCTGGCACAAATTGTTGTTCAAGCTGTTTGGAAATTTTTATTTGGGCATGGTCTCAGGGGTCCCGTTGTAGCTGGTTGGCTAAAATTTTTAATGGGACCAGTTGGATTTGTGGTAGCTGGGATTTGGACCACGATAGATTTGGCTGGACCAGCTTATAGAGTAACTGTGCCTGTTGTTTTACAGGTTGCTTTTCTAAGACAACGCTCAAAACTCTCAGAAGAAGAAAAGAAAGAATTTGAGGAGTAA